TGCCACGGCTTCTGCCCACGGCAAACGGGTACAGGCCCTCGGCGGTGCTAAAAACCATATGCTGCTGATGCCGGATGCTGATCTGGATCAGGCGGTCAACGCGCTGATGGGGGCTGCCTATGGCTCGGCCGGTGAGCGCTGTATGGCAATTTCCGTGGTATTGGCCGTGGGCGACGCCGGTGATGCTCTGGTGGAAAAATTGCTGCCCAAGATTGCGGCGCTCAAGGTAGGCAACGGGCTGATCCCCGACATGGAAATGGGCCCACTGATTTCGGCCCAGCATCTGGACAAGGTCTCAAGCTACGTGGAAGCCGGGGTCCGTGAAGGCGCCAGCTTGCTGGTTGATGGCCGTGAACTCTCGATGGAAGACAAAGCAAATGGTTACTTCCTGGGTGCCTGTCTGTTCGATCACGTCACACCGCAAATGAGCATTTATAAAGAAGAAATCTTTGGCCCTGTGCTCAGCATAGTGCGGGTACCCGACTACAACAGTGCCCTGCAGCTTATCAACGACCACGAGTTTGGTAATGGTACCGCCATTTTCACCCAAAGTGGTGAGGCCGCACGCCACTTCTGTCATCACGTACAGGTGGGCATGGTGGGTGTCAATGTGCCTATTCCTGTGCCAATGGCCTTCCACAGCTTTGGTGGTTGGAAGCGCTCACTGTTCGGTCCTCTGCACATGCACGGCCCGGACGGCGTACGCTTTTATACCAAGCGCAAGGCTATTACCGCACGCTGGCCACAGGGAAAACAGCTGGCTGCTGAGTTTGTAATGCCCACGATGAAGTAAGCAGATGCGGGGCACCAAGGTGCCCCACCCGGAGTAAGAATGACTTCAAAAATATCTGATATACAGCGATTTTCAGCATCAAACGCCCAAACAGAACAGTATTTTCTTCCCGAGGAAAAACGCCTTAAGGGCAATCCGCTGCAATCGTTAACCAACCACTATTCCAGCCCCTGTGGCCAGTTTCACGCCGGGGTTTGGCAGAGTGCTGGCGGCAAATGGAATGTCAACTATACTGAACACGAATTTTGTGACATTCTCGAAGGGTCCAGCATTATCTGCGATAGCGAAGGTAACAGCCTGACCGTGGAAGCTGGAGACAAGTTCGTTATCCCCGCCGGTTTTACAGGCACATGGGAGGTGGTTGAACATTGCCGCAAGATCTATGTGATTTTTGAGCAAAGCTAACAGGTAAACCCGCCATGAGGTCACAGCCAAGTGCTGATGTTTGGCAATAAATGTGAACGTGCGAATTGACGTCGTCACTGTCAACAAAAGTAAAATGGAGAATCAAGCGTGGATAAATATTTCAATAAAAACAAGCTTGCTAAGCTGACCGGGATCCTTCTGACAGGTGCGCTGCTGTCCCCTTTGGCCAACGCCGGTGAACTGACCGGTGAGGTTGGGGTGGCCAACGATTACCGCTTCCGTGGCATATCGCAAACCGACAGTGGTTTCCAGGTGTCTGCAGGCATTGATTACGCCACCGACTCAGGCTTCTTCGTAGGCGCCTGGGCCAGTAACGTAGACTTCGGTGAAGACGATGACACCAATATTGAATTGGACATCTATGCCGGTTACTACCATGAAGTCAGCGATGATCTGTCGTTCGACGTCACTATCTACCGTTACAACTATTTTGGTGAAACCAGCGATTACGATTACTTCGAAGGTACCGTAGGCGCTGATTTCCACGGGTTCCGTGCCGCCTACTGGTACACCAATGACTACAGTGGTTCAGACTACGACTACCATTATCTGGAGTTGAACTACAGCTGGGAGTTTGCAGAAAACTGGAGTCTGGATCTGCACATAGGTAACAACTTCGGTGATGCGATTGAAGACGAAGACTTTGGCTTCGGCGACTCCTTTGTCGACTACTCCATCGGGGTGTCTACCGAAGTAGCAGGTTTTGGCCTGTCCCTGGCGTGGCTCGATACCAACCTGGATGACGATGTACAGATTACAGACGATCTGTTCAATACCGAGGGCACTGTGCTTGCCAGCGTAAGTTACGCCTTCTGATCCCAGGTCTTTCTCCCTTCCCACCCAAACAAAAACCGCCCAATAGGGCGGTTTTTTTTATTTCACCTGGTTTGGGCGCGGCACATCACCACAGTCAATTTGACGCTTCAGCTCACGCCAATAGCGGCCAAGCTCGGTCAATGGCTGGTGTCGCTCAGGAAAATGGCTACGCATGTTTTCTATCAGACGGGCTTGCTTGTCACACATCTGCGACCAGGATTTAGCATTGGTAAGGGGCATGGCGTCATCCTTAACGTGAGTGGAGTTCCTGTCTAGCATCATAAACCTTGCACACCATATCTCAAGTTTGCAAATGAGACCTCGTGCACTTTTTTTATAAAAAGTTAAAGCGTATCTTTATCAAAAAAACACCGGGGAATTTTTATGTTAGCTAACCTGTTGAAACTGCTTTTTATCGCTGTTGGTGTTTACATCATCTACCGACTCATCTTTGGTGGTAAAAAAGGTCTCTCGCTGTTTGAAATGCATTTCAAAGAAGGTCGTATGACCAGTCACAAGGGTAAAATTCCGGAAAAATTTGAGCGCGAGTGCCGAAATCTGGCCAAGGCAGAAAAGCTGACCTGTACCATACGTGCAGAACGTCTCGGCGATGTGCGCCTGCACATTTCGGCCAACGTGGCGGATAATTTGGCGCAAAGGTTGAGAAATCAGTTTCCATTCGAGCTGTACGATAAAAAAGTGCAGGACAACAGCAAACAAACTGGCTGAGCTCTCACCCGACACTTCTACCTGCCAGTCTGATAAAGCGCCCCTTGAGCGGCGCTTTTTTATTGGCAGCGATAAAGCATGTAAAGAGCTGCTGTACATGTTGCCCCCAACTCAAGTTATTCAGCTCAGTGACGCAGCAATCATGTATTGAGCGCGGTTTAACTCCTGGTAGACCCGCAACGCCAGGCTCCAACAATAAACACACCCACCCAGCAATATTAAAATAATCTTAAATTTTATTTACCTTATTTTTCTTGTAGATACGCACAAATCCATGACAATAATTAATGCGAACTATTTTCATATGCATTACATTTCACTAAAATGCCCGCCAGATCGGATATCAATCATTTCAAGATGGGAATTTACATGAACAAGAAACGTCTGGGTCTTTGCGCACTTAGCTTGTGTGCAGCAGCGCTGAGTCAACATAGCATCGCCGGTGAAGATCTTTTCGGTTACCTCAAGGGCGCCGAAGCCCTGCCCGAAGGAGCCTCTGAGCTGTACCAAAAAGTCACAGTACGTGACGGAAAGAGCGTGGGGTCGTATCAGGGCATCGACTTCGAAACCGAGTACGAATACGGGGTTTCCAACAAGTTTTCTTCATCGGTATCGGCCAAATTCATGTCGCTGGATACCGATGGCCTTTCAGTTGACGGCTATCTGCCAGGTGCCAAGGATATAGGTTTCAAAGCCTCCGGCGCGGAACTGGGAATGGCTTACATGTTCCTCAGCCCCGCCAAAGACGATTTGGGTTTACAGGCCAGCCTGTCATTGGACTACGACTGGATTGACAAGCACTCGGGCTACGACAAAGACACACTGTCACTGGAGCTGGGCCTCCAGACTCAAAAGTACTTCATGGAAGGTGAGCTGGTTTGGCTTGGTAATATGGCGGTGGAAACCACCTACGCCGACCGTGCTCCCATCGATAACCTGCCGGAAGATTTTGACTGGCCAACCGATCCGGAAATGGAGATTGAGCTGAAATTCGGCACCGGCCTGAGCTATCGCTTCGCCCCCAACTGGTTTGTCAGCGCCGAAGTACTCTACGAGACCGAATTTGAAACCGAAGTAGGTCAGGAGCGCTGGTCATGGTTCGCCGGTCCTTCACTGCATTACGGCAGCGCCAACTGGTGGGCCACCCTGACATGGCTGCCGCAGCTTGCCGGTGGTGGTGAGCAGTTTGACGGCCAGGATACCGACCTGCATCTGATTGAAAAAACAGAGCAGGAATGGCGCTTTAAAATTGCCTACAACTTCTGATTGCAGAATGGGGCGTCCGTTGGCGCCCCTTTTGGAGAATCACAATGTCTGACTCCCTGTTAACCAACAGCCTCTGGTTTATCCCCATGGCTTTTGTTGCGGCGCCAGCCGTGGCCGCAGATTACTTAAGTATCCCCCAGGCACAGCAGTTACTGTTTCCTTCCGCCAGCAGCTTTATCGAGCGCCCTACTCTGTTTGACAGCGGTGCACGCAGCGCTATCAAGTCCCATGCAGGCACCAGACAACGTCAGGACCACCAGCCCATTTGGCGGGTAGAAAAAGACGGTCAGTTACAAGGCTGGTTTATCGTCGATGACGTCATAGGCAAGCATGAATATATCACTTACGCTGCCGCCATCAGCGCCGACGGCGAAGTCTTGGGCATAGAAGTGCTGAGCTATCGCGAAACCCACGGCGGCGAAGTACGAGACGAAAGCTGGCGCGCCAACTTCAAAGGTAAAAGCCTGAAAGACCCCTTCAAACTCGACGAAGATGTGCCCAATATCAGCGGCGCAACCCTCAGTTGCCGCAATTTGCTTGATGGAGTTAAAAGGCTGCTGACCATCCACGAGCTTTTTCTGGCCCGTGAGTCCTGAGTGTTGCGCCGCGCCAAACCCATGCTGGGCACCCTGACCGACATCAGGGTAACAGACCCCGGCCATGCCGATGCCCAAGAGGCCATGACTGCCGCCTTTCGGCTAATGGGCGAGATAGACACGAGCCTGTCGTTTCATCGGCCGATGAGTACACTTTCGGCCCTCAACGCCCGTCCGATGCAATGGACCGAGATGGGCAAACATGGGGCCAGGATACTCAGGCTCGCCAGGGTGCTGGGCAAGTTGAGCGATAACCGCTTCAATGTGACCCTGGGTGGTGCTCTGGTCAATGCCAGTGCCCTGCCACGCCATACACTGAGTGATTTTTTACCCTGTGGCAGCTGGGAAGACATTGAGATAAACGGCACCCGGGCAAGGCTTAAACGGCCGGTGCTGCTAACCCTGGATGGCATTGCCAAGGGCTACGCGGTTGACATGGCAGTAAGCTGCCTTAAACGCTTTGGAGTGCGCTCAGGCTCGGTCAATGCCGGGGGCGATCTTAAAGTGTTCGGCAACCACCCCATCAAGGTGCAGCTGAGAAACAGCCAGGGCTTTACCGACACCCTGTGGCTTAAGAATGCCGCACTGGCAAGCTCAAGGCTCGGTGGAGAGCCGGATGCGCGCTTCTCATCGCTTATCATAAGCCAGGATGGTTACCCGGATAATTCCCCGCAGACCGAGTCCCTGCTATCTGTCATAGCCCCTTTTGCCTGGCGCGCCGATGCGCTTACTAAGGTTTTGGCATTTGCCGGTCCGGAGATGGTGACTCGCCTCGGCGGACGTCTTCCGTCCCTGGCCTCACCCCCTGACACCGAACTCTGACACCCAGCCCTGAGATAAGAGACTGATGAAACGTTTAAACGGATATCCTGGCTGGTTTTTTTACCTGCTTATGCTGTCGATGACGCTTTGCGCCGCCACCGGGCTTGCCATGTATCCCTGGGTGTTGGAGTTTAAACTGGAATGGGAACTACCCATGGCACTCAATGGTCAGTGGCGCTTGCCTCTGGTGAGCACGCATGCCCTCAGCGCTGCCGTGCTGCTGATGCTGCTCGGTGCACTGTGGCAAGTTCATATGCGCGCCGGCTGGCGTAAAAAGGAAAACCGTTTCAGCGGGATTTTTATGGCATTTTCCATAGTACTTCTGATGCTGACAGGCGTTGGACTTTACTATCTGAGCGCAGAATCGGCGCAGTTGGCAGCAAGCCTTGCACACTCAGTGCTGGGATTATCTCTGGTGGGACTGTTCACCTGGCACTGGATACAAGGTCACAGGGTAAGGATGCAAAAAATCCACCACGCGGGCAGCAAGCACCGCAGCCCCCGACAGGTATTGAGGCAGCATTCATTGGCCGAATAATCCGCTGCCCCGGAAAACAGGGATTATTGGTTCAGCCTGCCGTCACGGCGGGCATCGTCGAGAATACGGTCATTGTCTTTCACCATGCCGTCCTGCTCAGGGAGCTGAGGTTGATTTACTTCTTTGGCAGGTGTGGGTTCAACCCAGTGAACATTCTCGCAGCCTCCCAAGCACAGGGCAGCCAATAACATACCCGCCCCATATTGAGGTTTTATCATCATCTCTCCCTTCACTGCGTTGCAGCCCGTTCAGTAACGCTATCAAACTGAGCAGCAATATTGACACATATAAGCTTCAATATTTAGCGCAGCCATACGCATTACTCACACAGACTGCGGGTCAACACCACCAGTTCATCGATACGCTGATTACTTAATTGGCGATAATCGAAATAAGGACAGACAATTAGGCGACGATGACGGTCGATGGCAAATCGCTCGCTGAGCCACTCCAGTTGCAATCCCCCGCTTTCAACATCACTGAAGGCAGTGCCGTAACCTTTA
This portion of the Shewanella amazonensis SB2B genome encodes:
- a CDS encoding CoA-acylating methylmalonate-semialdehyde dehydrogenase, encoding MQSITHFVNGQHTAPSARTQTVFEPATGEARAQVSLASTQEVGEAIAVAKAAFESWSQMTPLNRARILFKFKALVEANMDELAQLITREHGKVLDDAKGELIRGLEVVEFACGIPHLLKGEHTAQVGTGVDAWAVNQPLGVVAGIAPFNFPVMVPMWMFPIAIACGNTFIMKPSEKDPSSVMRIAELLKEAGLPDGVFNVVNGDKEAVDTLLTHKDIQAVSFVGSTPIAEYIYATASAHGKRVQALGGAKNHMLLMPDADLDQAVNALMGAAYGSAGERCMAISVVLAVGDAGDALVEKLLPKIAALKVGNGLIPDMEMGPLISAQHLDKVSSYVEAGVREGASLLVDGRELSMEDKANGYFLGACLFDHVTPQMSIYKEEIFGPVLSIVRVPDYNSALQLINDHEFGNGTAIFTQSGEAARHFCHHVQVGMVGVNVPIPVPMAFHSFGGWKRSLFGPLHMHGPDGVRFYTKRKAITARWPQGKQLAAEFVMPTMK
- a CDS encoding cupin domain-containing protein, translating into MTSKISDIQRFSASNAQTEQYFLPEEKRLKGNPLQSLTNHYSSPCGQFHAGVWQSAGGKWNVNYTEHEFCDILEGSSIICDSEGNSLTVEAGDKFVIPAGFTGTWEVVEHCRKIYVIFEQS
- a CDS encoding TorF family putative porin; amino-acid sequence: MDKYFNKNKLAKLTGILLTGALLSPLANAGELTGEVGVANDYRFRGISQTDSGFQVSAGIDYATDSGFFVGAWASNVDFGEDDDTNIELDIYAGYYHEVSDDLSFDVTIYRYNYFGETSDYDYFEGTVGADFHGFRAAYWYTNDYSGSDYDYHYLELNYSWEFAENWSLDLHIGNNFGDAIEDEDFGFGDSFVDYSIGVSTEVAGFGLSLAWLDTNLDDDVQITDDLFNTEGTVLASVSYAF
- a CDS encoding DUF3634 family protein, translating into MLANLLKLLFIAVGVYIIYRLIFGGKKGLSLFEMHFKEGRMTSHKGKIPEKFERECRNLAKAEKLTCTIRAERLGDVRLHISANVADNLAQRLRNQFPFELYDKKVQDNSKQTG
- a CDS encoding DUF6662 family protein: MNKKRLGLCALSLCAAALSQHSIAGEDLFGYLKGAEALPEGASELYQKVTVRDGKSVGSYQGIDFETEYEYGVSNKFSSSVSAKFMSLDTDGLSVDGYLPGAKDIGFKASGAELGMAYMFLSPAKDDLGLQASLSLDYDWIDKHSGYDKDTLSLELGLQTQKYFMEGELVWLGNMAVETTYADRAPIDNLPEDFDWPTDPEMEIELKFGTGLSYRFAPNWFVSAEVLYETEFETEVGQERWSWFAGPSLHYGSANWWATLTWLPQLAGGGEQFDGQDTDLHLIEKTEQEWRFKIAYNF
- a CDS encoding FMN-binding protein, giving the protein MSDSLLTNSLWFIPMAFVAAPAVAADYLSIPQAQQLLFPSASSFIERPTLFDSGARSAIKSHAGTRQRQDHQPIWRVEKDGQLQGWFIVDDVIGKHEYITYAAAISADGEVLGIEVLSYRETHGGEVRDESWRANFKGKSLKDPFKLDEDVPNISGATLSCRNLLDGVKRLLTIHELFLARES
- a CDS encoding FAD:protein FMN transferase, which encodes MLRRAKPMLGTLTDIRVTDPGHADAQEAMTAAFRLMGEIDTSLSFHRPMSTLSALNARPMQWTEMGKHGARILRLARVLGKLSDNRFNVTLGGALVNASALPRHTLSDFLPCGSWEDIEINGTRARLKRPVLLTLDGIAKGYAVDMAVSCLKRFGVRSGSVNAGGDLKVFGNHPIKVQLRNSQGFTDTLWLKNAALASSRLGGEPDARFSSLIISQDGYPDNSPQTESLLSVIAPFAWRADALTKVLAFAGPEMVTRLGGRLPSLASPPDTEL